The nucleotide sequence TCGGCCTCTTCAAGATGAAGGAAAAGAGCGGTTCGTTTTCATTGAGCACAACGTCTGCGCGCACATAAAAGTCGATGGGGTCGTCGACGCCGTCTTTCATTTCGCCAGTCCCGCCAGCCCGATAGACTACCTGAACTACCCAATCCAGACGCTGAAGGTGGGGGCGCTTGGAACGCATAATGCGCTGGGGCTTGCGCTCACCAAAAAGGCCCGGTTTCTTCTTGCCTCGACCTCTGAAGTGTATGGCGATCCGGAGATTCATCCTCAGTCTGAGGATTATTGGGGAAACGTTAATCCCATCGGGCCCCGGGGAGTCTATGATGAGGCCAAGCGCTTTGCCGAGGCGCTGACCATGGCCTACCACCGAACACACGGGCTGCAGACCTATATCGCCCGCCTTTTTAATACCTACGGACCGGGGATGCGTCTTGAAGATGGGCGGGCGATCCCGAACTTTCTGCGTGCTGCGATTCGGGGCGAGCCTTTGCCAGTGTATGGCGATGGTTCCCAGACCCGGAGTTTCTGTTACATCTCCGACTTAGTGGAAGGTCTGATCGCCCTGTCAAAAAGCGAGGTTCACGATCCGGTCAATTTGGGCAATCCTGCTGAGATGACCATCGCTGAGTTGGCTGAACAAGTGCTCAAGATCACGGGTAGCGGATCATGCATTGAACAACGCCCCCTTCCTCAAGACGACCCCAAGATACGGCAACCCGATATTG is from bacterium and encodes:
- a CDS encoding SDR family oxidoreductase; translated protein: MRIVVTGGAGFIGHHLCRNFLGRGDEVVCIDNFISSERGRIRPLQDEGKERFVFIEHNVCAHIKVDGVVDAVFHFASPASPIDYLNYPIQTLKVGALGTHNALGLALTKKARFLLASTSEVYGDPEIHPQSEDYWGNVNPIGPRGVYDEAKRFAEALTMAYHRTHGLQTYIARLFNTYGPGMRLEDGRAIPNFLRAAIRGEPLPVYGDGSQTRSFCYISDLVEGLIALSKSEVHDPVNLGNPAEMTIAELAEQVLKITGSGSCIEQRPLPQDDPKIRQPDIAKARALLGWEPKISVEEGLHQTAEDFQKRLSIGQK